The following proteins are encoded in a genomic region of bacterium:
- the asnB gene encoding asparagine synthase (glutamine-hydrolyzing), with translation MCGIAGIFFFQPQVLPETPLRKMVAALSHRGPDHEGFYFGKQALLGYRRLSIIDLSAAASQPMCDESRRFAVIFNGEIYNFRELRKQLSPSTPFFSHSDTEVILRLFQQHQENTWPLLNGMFAIGVLDEQNQELFLARDHAGIKPLYYYQDHEKFLFASEPRALLASQLVSADIDQDALSLYLQLGYFPAPFTPYAKIRKLNAGSCIRVSSNGVEIHPYWKIPSEIHVPEHPEEDLEQLLLNSVEQQMISDVPVGAFLSGGIDSSLIVAFMSRIAGRRVQTFTAGFSGMGYYDERPDAEKIAKQFNTEHHDFVVSEPLVELVTGLASVFGEPFADSSAVPTSGLARLTSKHVKVALSGTGGDEIFGGYRKYMAAHWASAYTSLPGAVRQTIRKTVGLLPASRRSLWEERALLLQRFSDLSPQIPPNWQLNAVFSLDEIRKLSGKEPVPVETLFSSTNGTIVENMMRFDYDFYLPEDLLVKEDRCTMAFGLESRVPYLHRDLIEFMNRLPVKYKVSRTSTKRLFRKVAAKYLPSWVLSKPKHGFGSPASEWIRGELKQLAERAVLNSQFFPGSALLRQKWQEHQQGTYDHSKSLWAVLMLELWRLQIRS, from the coding sequence ATGTGCGGAATCGCCGGCATCTTCTTCTTCCAGCCTCAAGTTTTACCGGAAACTCCGTTGCGCAAAATGGTCGCCGCGCTTTCCCATCGCGGTCCGGATCACGAAGGTTTTTATTTTGGAAAACAAGCTTTACTCGGCTATCGCCGGTTAAGCATTATCGATCTCAGCGCCGCCGCGTCACAGCCGATGTGTGACGAGTCCAGACGATTCGCTGTAATTTTTAACGGCGAAATTTACAACTTCCGCGAGTTGCGCAAACAGCTCTCCCCCTCAACTCCCTTCTTCTCACATTCGGATACGGAAGTGATCCTCCGGTTGTTTCAACAACATCAGGAAAATACCTGGCCGTTGCTGAACGGGATGTTCGCGATCGGAGTTCTGGATGAACAAAACCAGGAGCTCTTTCTCGCGCGCGATCACGCAGGAATCAAACCACTCTATTACTATCAGGACCACGAAAAATTTCTCTTTGCTTCCGAACCGCGCGCGCTGCTCGCTTCACAATTGGTTTCCGCTGACATCGATCAGGACGCACTGTCCTTGTATTTGCAACTGGGGTATTTCCCAGCTCCCTTTACACCTTATGCGAAAATTCGAAAACTCAACGCCGGATCCTGCATTCGTGTCTCATCCAACGGAGTCGAAATCCACCCCTATTGGAAGATTCCATCAGAAATCCATGTTCCGGAACATCCTGAAGAGGATTTGGAGCAATTGCTTTTGAACTCCGTAGAACAACAAATGATCAGCGACGTTCCTGTCGGAGCATTTCTCAGCGGTGGAATAGACTCCAGTCTGATCGTGGCGTTCATGAGCCGGATCGCGGGCCGGCGCGTGCAAACGTTCACCGCCGGCTTTTCCGGAATGGGCTATTACGATGAAAGACCTGATGCCGAAAAAATTGCAAAACAATTCAATACGGAACATCACGATTTTGTCGTTTCCGAACCTTTGGTAGAGCTCGTGACCGGGCTTGCATCCGTCTTTGGTGAACCCTTCGCAGATTCTTCTGCTGTTCCAACTTCAGGGCTGGCGAGACTCACATCCAAACATGTGAAAGTTGCACTGTCCGGAACTGGAGGCGATGAAATCTTTGGCGGCTATCGAAAATACATGGCGGCGCACTGGGCATCAGCTTATACCTCGCTGCCGGGCGCCGTTCGCCAGACGATTCGCAAAACAGTCGGATTGCTTCCGGCATCGCGTCGCTCACTCTGGGAAGAACGGGCCCTGCTGTTACAACGATTCTCCGATCTGTCGCCCCAAATTCCTCCCAACTGGCAGCTCAATGCAGTTTTTAGTTTGGATGAAATCAGGAAACTTAGCGGCAAAGAACCTGTACCTGTGGAAACGCTGTTCTCTTCCACAAATGGAACGATCGTAGAAAACATGATGCGATTCGATTACGACTTTTATCTTCCGGAAGATCTCCTTGTGAAAGAGGACCGCTGTACGATGGCGTTTGGTCTGGAATCTCGCGTGCCCTATTTGCATCGCGATTTAATTGAATTCATGAATCGTTTGCCTGTTAAGTACAAAGTTTCGCGGACTTCAACCAAAAGGTTATTTCGAAAGGTCGCCGCAAAATACCTGCCTTCCTGGGTTCTGAGCAAACCGAAACATGGATTCGGATCACCAGCCAGCGAATGGATTCGTGGTGAGCTCAAACAACTGGCGGAACGCGCTGTTTTGAACTCGCAATTCTTTCCCGGTAGCGCGTTACTTCGGCAAAAATGGCAAGAGCATCAACAAGGGACGTACGATCACAGTAAATCTTTGTGGGCTGTACTCATGTTGGAATTGTGGCGTTTGCAAATTCGGAGTTGA